The DNA sequence TGTTTAGTGGCATCAACATATGGCCAATGATGCAAATGCCACTACGACAAAATAGGCCTAGAAACAACTCGTTTTAGAGCGGTCTTCTGCAACTGGCATCCCCCGAGAGTGTGGGTGAACTCTGGGGGCGAACCTGCTTGGCGAACAGCAGCACTTGCCTACGTGCCCACGTCAGAGACACTCACCACATCCCAGAATGCAACTCGAGGCCGTCAAAATCCAGCAGCTCGTAGTGGTTTACTAGAGCGCCGAGCAGGCGGACGTCGACGGTAAATACGGGGCACATCTCACACTCCATGTGACACATTACCGATCCTTAACGCGAATCGGCAAGAATTATGCTGCTCGGCACACTTTCATAACGGGCTTTTGAGTCTCTAAAGCCTCAACATTTTTCATTTTGGAGGATTCCTCCCCATCCTCCGGGTCGTACCGAACAGGCAATGACAACGGTCTCGGCAACTCCGCAGCAGATGAGGGACCGGCTGCTGAAGGCCGTCGACAGTCACAGCAATGTAAGTAGGCTAGCGAGCTAACGTTAGCTTGCCTACAGCCCCTCTAAACTCATGCATGTTAGGCTATTAGCAAACCAGCTGCAAATCAGCTAAGATTGAAGTAAGCACGTTCTGCATTGTACACGACACTACAGTACAGAAGAGTTGTTCGACGTTGGGGTTATCCCCGAAGGCATAACGTTGGGCTATTTGAGATGACAGCTCGTACGCTAGCAACAGCGTTACCATGGTTAGCGTCTGGGCACTTTAGCCGCATTTGCGTCTAGCATGCTATCGGTTAGCCCCAGTAAACGGGATAGGCCTATATCATGGAAGAGAGCGGTTTCGCTGTAGCGATATTGGTTTCAATACATTTAAAGTTTGGTGATGTTAATTGATATGCTCATGAACTCGCCTGTTAAGCTGAGGTCGCATCCCTTGTTGGCGGTAGATGTTACCGGCGGTAACGGCTGTGGGAACGCGCGGCGGGTTACTTTAGCCGAGTTCCAGGAAATAGTCGCGAGCTTGATATCCAAGTCAAACATCAGCGTCAACGTATTTGCTAACGGCTAATGCTAGCTAACAGTTAAATGtgtaaatgttaatgttccAGATGACTTCACCTCTGACTCGATGTAACCCTTTCAACAAGGCAGCCCTAAGCGATGCTAAGCTACAATATATTGGGCTTTTCTGCGTTGACACATAGTTCACAAGCTTCAAACGACAGTCTGAAGACTTCAAGCTAACTTCTGCTAGCTCACTATTAGCTGCTGATACTCGGACGTTTAGCTTCAGTCTTGGTCTCAGTCAGAATGATTCTCAAAGCAGAGAATTAATATACATTTACAACATTTATTTGATCTTCTTTTCAAGATAGCTATATTTTAAAGAAGGAAAAAGCCGTTCAAAACATAACTGGGAATTAAAATGCCATTTCCTGCTACAGATGGTCAAGCAACCAGTGGTTTTGATGTGCTTTGCCCTCTTGTTGTTATACAATGGTACAATTGGCTTCAGAGGCTTTATGGCCAGTGAACACCCAATTTATTGTCCGTCCTTCAAGTAGTTTTTGTCTAATTTGAtcatgaaacacacacgttaacGCTAGCTGGTTTGTTAGTCCCGTTTGGTTGTTCATACCTTAATCCTAATGGTGGTATAAAACATGCATTGACACTTGCAGTATTTGATGGTTTTTATCCTTTTGCCTGCAGATTTGCAATATGGTGGCGGTCTTGGAAGTAATTACCTATTTGGAAAAGTATCCCATCACCAAAGAAGCACTTGAGGTAAGATCCATCCCAAACTTtgtgattctttttttatttaattaatttttattaaattttttatttaatttatttatggaACAATCATAATCAAAGGTTTCTTCTGTATGGGTCACATACAGGAAACTCGCCTAGGAAAGTTAATCAACGATGTGCGGAAGAAAACCAACAATGAAGACCTTGCAAAGCGTGCTAAGAAGCTCTTGAGGAACTGGCAGAAGCTGATTGATCCAGGACCTGCCGAGACACCGACGCGTGGACCCGGGGCCCCTCCTGCCTCTACAAACGGAGGCTTGCATCCCTGCCGGACAGATGCCCCGTCAGCTGCTGCCCCCCCTGACGTCTTGGTTGAAGGCAAGGGCGTCCCAGATGTCAAAGTCAGAAACGATGTTCATAACACTTACTCGCCCAAAGCGGCGAAATCGAGCAACCGCAAGCGGCGGGCAGAGCAGAGGGATGGCGGCGTGCACTTGCCAGAAAAGATATCGAGGATGGCTTATGAACACTCTCTATCGCCTCCGCTCACCAACGGCACTGCGAGCAGTCCCGAGGCGCTGCTCGAGCTGGAGGTTGTTCCATCTCCTGACAGACCGCCGCGGACGGATCATCTCgacaatgacaaacacaacAAGATCCCCGTCAATGCGGTAAAGCCTCGCCCCAGCTCCCCCGGAGTGGCAAAACTACCTAGCACTTCTTCATTGATCAAGGTTGCAGTGATGCAGCAGCAGGTCAGAATGGAGGATGGGGGATGTGGGGTaggaggagcgggaggtggAGGATATTATCAAGCTAAAAGCCCACGTGGCGTCACCACTAGTCCCCGGGGTGTGAAAGAAACAATGACCAAGCGCTCTTCTGCATATGCACCAAAAGGTGTCCCCAGCCCCACGCCGCGCGGCTCCCCTCTGCCTTCGTCCCAGCCCGCGGCGTCGCTAGCCCAATCGCCTCTTGGCAACAGGCTGCCGCACCCTTCCTACAGGTCTTCTGCGCAGTGGGCCAGTACTTCACAAAGCTCTTCTTCGTCTCAATGTCCCCCGCATGACTCGTTTATAACACTGGAATCACCGTCGATCTCCCCGCGTCCCTCCCAGCACAGCCCCACCCAACTCAGACCGTCCGCCGAGGCCACCGCCAGCATCGTGGTCGCCGAGGAGACGGACGGACCACCTCTCACCCCCtcggagagaaagaggaggaaaaaGTATCGGTCGAGGGACTATGCTGTTAACCTTGATGGTCAGAAAACGGAGGACACTGTTAAGCCTGTGCGCTTAAAAGAACGCAGGATAACCTTTGATCCTGTGACGGGCCAGATCAAGTCCATGGTACACAAGGAACCTTTTCAGACGGAGGAGGCCGGCGTGCCAGACTCTGCAGAGTGTACAAAGAGGACTGAGAACATTGTGCCCCAGACCCCGTTGCCTCCCTCAGCCCCTACCTTTGGACCGGCCGCCGCCCCTCCCTTCGCCTCTGCCCCGCCCGTTAACCcgcccctgcccctgcccctaaccctaaccctttccaACAGACAAACTGGAAGGAGCTTTCACGGAACGAAATTATCCAGTCTTACTTGAACCTCCAAAGTAACATGCTCACGTCCTCGGGGGTGCAGACCCCCAGCGCGCACTTTTTTATGTCTGAGTATCTGAAACGGGAGGAGCCCGGTGTCAAGGAGGCCAGGGAGATGCACGTTCTGCAGAAGGACAGCTCGGTGGCGCATCGGCCTGGCGTGAGCGGAGAGGTGACGGACACGGAGCTGGACAGAATACACACGCAACACTGGCCAGGGGTCAATGGTTGCTATGACACAAAGGGTGCCTGGTTTGACTGGACAGAGTGCATATCGTTGGACCCTCACGGGGGTGAAAGCAGACTGAACATCTTGCCATATGTTTGCCTAGACTAAAGAGTTTGAGAATGTCACTTTtttccaccaccccccccccccccccccccccttgcatcCCACTGCGAACGAGAGTACTTCATGGTTCTGTTTATCCACTGTGAGCTCCAGGAAAGCCAGACCTGCTTAAGCATATTTAAGCCTAGCCCCTTTTTGTTTCACTTTTGATCAGTTAATTAGGTATAGAAAGATTTGAAAAAAGCTAAATGCAAACGGTTGAGTTCTTTAATACCAAGGGCTAtttatgttatatatttttcaaaggTGAAGCAACAGGTGCATGGTCTTGCTAACCTAGAAGGCacaagtgtggtgtgtgtgtggtgtgtgtgtgtgtggtgtgtgtgtgtgtgtgtgtgtgtgtgtgtgttgtgtgtgtgtgtggtgtgtgtggtgtgtgtgtgtgtgtgtgtgtgtgtgtgtgtttggggttctCTACATGGTAAGGCTGTGGTTTCGGCTTGCCTGTTTTGTATGGTGCCTAACTAAAGGTTTGAGGAATTAATCTAGTACAGGGTAGCTTGGCCAGCCCTGTACAATGGTCGCTCCGGCATATTTGGCAGTTACAAGAAGCTTTATTTGAgatgtaaaaaaacatttaaattatacatttatgtTCTACGTCTATTTATTTTGAACAGTACTTTGTTTAAATGGGTTTATcaaacatgttaaaaaaaaatgggttTGTTTTGCTGTTTGCATCACACTGTTGTCCGCCTGATCTGCAATACAAAAATCCTAAACAAGCTTCCCCATAGACCTGGTGACCGTCCATTTGGTTCCCAAACATTCCCTACGTCACGCTTAATTTCTCCTGCTAGCCTATTCCTCATTATCCATTGCCTATGAAACACCCATGCCATCCAAATCTTTTCCTCCGGAACAAAACTACCACCTGTCCTTACTGACCTGGCTTTTTTGTTCGGTTCACACGTCGTTATTCCGGTCCAGGTGTTTTCCATCTCCGTATAGGTCTTGTATCATGAATGAAGTATTACGAATGGGGTGCAGGTCCGTAAATGCTTTGTAAAGCAGAGACGGACTTTCTTCCCTTCAGCAGACTGACTAGTTGAACACATTTTGGTAAACATACAGATTTGTAACCCCctgtatgaatgtgtgcaaTGGTTAGTTACTCAGGCAGTTTTATTAATAGCTCAACAATTGGTTAGATTCAACGACACTAGCCAGCCATAGAAAATGTTGTGTGCATATGATTGTTGCAGAATCCCTatttccccctcccaccccattCATTTGGTTCTTCTTCTGTGCTTTACAACATGATACAAGTGGGAAGGAAGGGTGTGCTCGGAGAAGTATGaatctgtcactcactcactcatatgACTGACTAATGAGTCTATTGAGCTGGGTTGACACTCCTGTATCATgccactgttttttatttttcttcgcTGAACTGGTATGACTTTCGAGGTGTTTGGTCAGGCTCTGTGCAGTGTAGTATTTATCGTGTATGCTCTGTTAATCACCCCAACCAATGTGCCTTGGTAAAATGGTAAACTTGGATTTGCTTCTGCATAAAACACGCCTGTCCATGGAGCTGGGTTTGTGTGACAATTCCAAATTCCATGGTCAATAAAACACTGGTATATGCACCATTTGTTTGTTGTTAAAAAAACAGATGCAGTATGGGTAAAAGAAAATTAAGACGATGAGGTGCCACAACAAAGCTTGCAATAAGAAAAGTGCTAAAGTAAAGGGTGTTAAAGAATCCGGTTTGACTGTGGTATGACTGAGAATAAAGACTCATGGGGGGCATCGCTATCCAGTGTCTAACAACAACTCaattgttgaaaaataaaaactaaatcCACTGTTTACCATAGTTTTTTTTACCCGTTGTATGTTGCCATCACGTTGAGGATGCTCAGTGATACACCTGTAGAGTGGAACTGTCAGTACCGGGATCCTTCCACAAGGGGGTGCAATATGTTGTCTATGGTTTTTGACTATTGCTGACCGTTTTTAATTATTGTTTCTAGTACGAGCTTCTGTTTTAGGTCATAGTAATTCCTACCAGGTGCATGAACCAACATGATATTGAAAATATTAAGTTCCCTACTTGCAGGCCCTTATATCACCTGAAGCCATGAACTGCATCATTTAACAACTCTGTGTCTTAGTATCTTGAAGAGTGACTAATTTCTGGAACTCAATCACACAATCATATCGAGTCTAACTATGTATGAAATTAGtactaattaattaatttagtttCACAACTAACTACTCGATCACACCAATAGAGGTCCTAAGTATGTGAGTTTTAAAGACTTGTTGTGCCTCCGCAATTCACAAGtgttcttattgtaagtcactttggataaaagcgttaaTGCCCTGAATGTGGCATTTGACACCTGTGTCCCTTGCTAACCAAAATACAATTGTCCCTGTGTAGTTGTTGGTTGGTTTGTTAAGCCTCTTGACAACTAGTCCAGACCAGGTTTAACCTGTTATGTCAATATACCAGCAGTAGGTGTGGACTGTCTGTGATCCTCAAATGTTTCTTCAGCTTTAATAGTTGTGATAGGCCCAACTCCTGCAATATAATACGTTTTGTATTCAGATCAATCTATCACTTCCTCTCTTCTCACGTTTAGTCTACTAGGCCTTTAGAAAGAAATCATGCAGATAAACTCAAACTGCGAGTTTTTTTCAATTCATATTTAACATTCTTCCATTAGAttacctttaaaaaaaatcaaaaaaaaatctaGTGTAATCTGTGCCTTCCGGTAGCCATGTGGCTTTGATGCAAAAATATTACGTCATTCAATTTCTCCAAAAGCGCATAGTCTGCTAGTCCGTCAAACCctgccagtgttgccagattggtccagATTTCCcatccaatctggcaacactgaacCCTACTTCCCATCCCGACGGTGACTCAAGAAGAGCCCGCATAGACGGCAGCGGCCGCTGTACGTCTGGCATGCTTGGATGGGACGGCCCATTCACTCCCACCTTCAGGAATTCGGGGAGTTTCATTCCATATAAGGACTTCTTGATATCAATCACGACGTAGGCAAGAGAAGGGGCGGAGCCTATAATCGA is a window from the Gadus chalcogrammus isolate NIFS_2021 chromosome 8, NIFS_Gcha_1.0, whole genome shotgun sequence genome containing:
- the LOC130387816 gene encoding mediator of RNA polymerase II transcription subunit 26-like, translated to MTTVSATPQQMRDRLLKAVDSHSNICNMVAVLEVITYLEKYPITKEALEETRLGKLINDVRKKTNNEDLAKRAKKLLRNWQKLIDPGPAETPTRGPGAPPASTNGGLHPCRTDAPSAAAPPDVLVEGKGVPDVKVRNDVHNTYSPKAAKSSNRKRRAEQRDGGVHLPEKISRMAYEHSLSPPLTNGTASSPEALLELEVVPSPDRPPRTDHLDNDKHNKIPVNAVKPRPSSPGVAKLPSTSSLIKVAVMQQQVRMEDGGCGVGGAGGGGYYQAKSPRGVTTSPRGVKETMTKRSSAYAPKGVPSPTPRGSPLPSSQPAASLAQSPLGNRLPHPSYRSSAQWASTSQSSSSSQCPPHDSFITLESPSISPRPSQHSPTQLRPSAEATASIVVAEETDGPPLTPSERKRRKKYRSRDYAVNLDGQKTEDTVKPVRLKERRITFDPVTGQIKSMVHKEPFQTEEAGVPDSAECTKRTENIVPQTPLPPSAPKPAPAPAPNPNPFQQTNWKELSRNEIIQSYLNLQSNMLTSSGVQTPSAHFFMSEYLKREEPGVKEAREMHVLQKDSSVAHRPGVSGEVTDTELDRIHTQHWPGVNGCYDTKGAWFDWTECISLDPHGGESRLNILPYVCLD